A single Paenibacillus kribbensis DNA region contains:
- a CDS encoding low temperature requirement protein A has product MLEKKVTWLELFYDLLFVAAVSKATHVLLHVEHGSIAIEHLAKFVLIFIPIWWAWVGQSVYNNRYGQDTTTHRIFMILELFFVLIMTASLDADFDANYAPFLIGYIGLRGLTAIQYLVSAQREKHHRQETARFFGTYFWLGIIISCCSIFFDSPLRYVILYAGIAIDILVPLIGRKNLVKTPIHTAHLLERFALFTLILLGESVVSMLSVLKSDKFTPSSIGFAALTFILVIAIWWQYFENVEKRIDKTKQTAGQTIIYGHLFIYFSLSMIAASIQLLFLEQLAYLFIVCFTFASVLIYFLSVMLVFHQYRFHHLKPSFKKMLLLLGLLCILFIFNLVIVVSPHLIVAELMLFFIIFAKATA; this is encoded by the coding sequence ATGCTGGAAAAAAAAGTGACCTGGCTGGAGCTTTTTTATGACTTGCTCTTTGTGGCCGCTGTTTCCAAAGCCACTCATGTTTTATTGCACGTGGAGCACGGTAGTATTGCGATAGAACATTTGGCCAAGTTCGTTCTTATTTTCATTCCCATTTGGTGGGCCTGGGTGGGACAGAGTGTTTATAACAACCGTTATGGTCAAGACACGACAACACATCGGATCTTCATGATCCTGGAACTATTTTTTGTTCTGATTATGACAGCCAGTCTGGATGCAGATTTCGACGCTAATTATGCACCATTTCTGATTGGATATATCGGGCTAAGGGGCTTAACTGCCATTCAATATTTGGTATCAGCTCAAAGAGAAAAGCATCATCGGCAGGAGACTGCACGCTTCTTTGGAACCTACTTCTGGCTTGGAATCATCATCTCATGCTGCTCTATCTTTTTTGATTCACCGCTTCGATATGTCATTTTATATGCAGGTATTGCGATTGACATCCTTGTTCCATTAATAGGCCGTAAAAACCTGGTGAAAACGCCCATCCATACCGCACATTTATTAGAGCGCTTTGCCTTGTTTACCTTGATTTTACTGGGTGAATCGGTCGTCAGCATGCTGTCTGTGTTAAAATCCGATAAATTCACACCTTCATCCATTGGTTTCGCGGCTTTGACCTTTATATTAGTCATTGCGATTTGGTGGCAATACTTCGAAAATGTAGAAAAACGTATCGATAAGACAAAGCAAACAGCGGGACAAACGATTATCTACGGACATTTGTTCATTTATTTCTCACTCAGCATGATTGCGGCTTCCATACAGCTCTTATTTCTGGAGCAGTTGGCATACTTGTTTATCGTTTGTTTTACTTTTGCCTCTGTTTTGATTTACTTCTTATCCGTCATGCTTGTATTTCATCAGTATCGGTTTCATCATCTCAAGCCAAGCTTCAAGAAAATGCTTTTATTATTGGGTCTGTTATGTATCTTGTTCATCTTCAATCTCGTTATTGTGGTCTCTCCTCACCTCATCGTAGCTGAACTCATGTTGTTTTTTATTATTTTTGCCAAAGCAACTGCATGA
- the mdh gene encoding malate dehydrogenase, translated as MTIQRKKISIVGAGFTGATTALMLAQKELGDIVLIDIPQLENPTKGKALDILEAGPVQGFDSLVTGTSNYEDAANSDIVIITAGIARKPGMSRDDLVNTNAGIVKSVCENVKKYAPESIVIILSNPVDAMTYTAYQTLGFPKNRVIGQSGVLDTARYCTFIAQELNVSVEDVRGFVMGGHGDDMVPLVRYSSVGGIPIEALISPERIEAIVQRTRVGGGEIVNLLGNGSAYYAPAASLTQMTEAIVKDKKRIIPVIAYLEGEYGYQDLFLGVPTLLGGNGIEKVFELELNAEEKAALDQSAESVRNVVKVVNV; from the coding sequence GTGACCATTCAACGAAAAAAAATATCTATTGTTGGCGCCGGTTTTACCGGTGCCACTACCGCATTGATGTTGGCTCAAAAGGAACTGGGCGATATCGTGCTAATCGATATTCCGCAACTTGAGAATCCGACCAAGGGCAAGGCGCTTGATATTTTAGAGGCCGGTCCGGTACAGGGTTTTGACAGCCTGGTCACAGGTACTTCCAATTATGAGGATGCAGCCAATTCAGACATTGTTATCATTACAGCCGGAATTGCACGCAAGCCGGGCATGAGTCGTGACGATTTGGTCAATACCAACGCAGGAATCGTAAAATCTGTGTGCGAAAACGTAAAAAAGTATGCACCGGAATCAATCGTTATCATTCTGAGTAATCCGGTTGATGCGATGACTTATACGGCATACCAGACGCTTGGTTTCCCGAAAAATCGGGTCATCGGCCAATCGGGTGTGCTGGATACAGCGCGGTATTGTACCTTTATCGCACAGGAGTTGAACGTATCCGTTGAAGACGTGCGCGGCTTTGTTATGGGCGGTCACGGTGATGATATGGTGCCACTGGTACGCTATTCCAGTGTCGGAGGTATCCCTATTGAAGCTTTGATTTCGCCGGAGCGTATTGAAGCAATCGTACAACGGACACGTGTCGGCGGTGGTGAGATTGTGAACCTGCTGGGTAACGGTAGTGCATACTATGCCCCGGCAGCCTCGCTTACACAGATGACAGAAGCGATTGTAAAAGACAAAAAACGCATTATCCCGGTCATCGCCTATCTGGAGGGAGAGTACGGTTATCAGGACTTGTTCCTCGGTGTACCGACCCTTCTGGGCGGCAATGGGATCGAAAAGGTGTTCGAGCTGGAATTGAACGCTGAAGAAAAAGCAGCACTGGATCAATCCGCCGAATCAGTACGCAATGTAGTTAAAGTAGTCAACGTCTAA
- the icd gene encoding NADP-dependent isocitrate dehydrogenase, with the protein MVKFEKFELPTEGEKITIDNGQLQVPNHPIIPFIEGDGTGRDIWKASKRVLDAAVDKAYNGTKKIAWYEVFAGEKAFNSYGEWLPNDTLEAIREYIVAIKGPLTTPIGGGIRSLNVALRQELDLYVCLRPVRYFNGVPSPVKRPELVDMVIFRENTEDIYAGIEYAEGSEDVKKVIQFLQQELGVNKIRFPETSGIGIKPVSSEGSKRLVRAAIQYAVDHGRKSVTLVHKGNIMKFTEGAFKNWGYEVAEQEFADKVFTWAQYDQIKEKDGEDAANAAQKAAEDAGKIIIKDAIADIALQQVLTRPSEFDVIATLNLNGDYLSDALAAQVGGIGIAPGANINYVTGHAIFEATHGTAPKYADKDVVNPGSVILSGVMLLEHLGWKEAADLIYKGLEKSINDKIVTYDFARLMDGATQVKCSEFADTIISNL; encoded by the coding sequence ATGGTGAAATTTGAAAAGTTTGAGCTCCCAACTGAAGGCGAAAAGATTACGATTGATAACGGTCAGCTGCAGGTTCCAAACCATCCGATTATTCCGTTTATCGAAGGTGATGGCACAGGACGCGACATTTGGAAAGCATCCAAGCGCGTACTGGATGCAGCTGTAGATAAAGCATATAACGGCACCAAAAAGATTGCCTGGTATGAAGTATTTGCTGGTGAGAAAGCTTTCAATTCATACGGCGAGTGGCTGCCTAACGATACATTGGAAGCCATCCGTGAGTATATTGTAGCTATTAAAGGCCCGCTGACGACACCTATTGGCGGTGGCATTCGTTCCTTGAACGTGGCATTGCGCCAAGAACTGGATCTGTACGTATGTCTGCGTCCTGTTCGTTACTTCAACGGCGTACCTTCTCCGGTAAAACGGCCTGAGTTGGTAGACATGGTTATTTTCCGTGAGAACACAGAAGATATCTACGCAGGTATCGAGTATGCCGAAGGCTCTGAAGATGTGAAAAAGGTCATTCAGTTCCTTCAGCAAGAGCTGGGTGTGAATAAAATCCGTTTCCCTGAAACCTCGGGTATCGGGATTAAACCGGTTTCCTCCGAAGGCTCCAAGCGTCTGGTACGTGCAGCTATTCAATATGCTGTGGATCACGGACGCAAGAGCGTAACGCTCGTACACAAAGGCAACATTATGAAATTTACCGAAGGTGCTTTCAAAAACTGGGGCTATGAAGTAGCTGAGCAAGAGTTTGCAGATAAAGTATTTACTTGGGCTCAATATGATCAAATTAAGGAAAAAGACGGTGAAGATGCAGCCAATGCAGCTCAAAAAGCCGCTGAAGATGCAGGCAAAATCATCATCAAGGATGCGATTGCTGACATTGCACTGCAACAAGTGCTGACACGTCCGTCCGAATTTGATGTGATCGCTACGCTGAATCTGAACGGGGACTATTTGTCCGATGCCTTGGCTGCCCAAGTCGGTGGAATCGGTATTGCTCCAGGCGCGAACATTAACTATGTAACTGGGCATGCCATCTTTGAAGCTACACATGGCACGGCGCCAAAATATGCAGACAAGGATGTTGTGAACCCTGGTTCTGTGATTTTGTCCGGCGTCATGCTGCTTGAGCACTTGGGCTGGAAGGAAGCAGCTGACCTGATCTATAAAGGGCTGGAAAAGTCCATCAATGATAAGATCGTAACTTATGACTTTGCCCGTCTGATGGATGGTGCTACACAAGTAAAATGTTCCGAATTTGCAGATACTATTATTAGTAACCTGTAG
- the citZ gene encoding citrate synthase — translation MTATKGLEGIVATTSSISSIVDGVLTYRGYNIDDLAVNANFEEVAYLLWFGKLPDQAQLQELRNQLSEYAVIPEEIVTQLKLCPKDMSTMAALRSAVSSLALYDPEADDMSRESNVTKAVKLQAQLPTIVAAIARIREGLEPIAPKKGVSIAENFLYQLTGKDPEETAIKAFDQALVLHADHELNASTFAARVTVATLSDIYSGITSAIGALKGPLHGGANEAVAKTLEEIGGLDQVDSYIQAKLDNREKIMGFGHRVYKNGDPRAKHLHKMSRELGQMNGDTTLFDMSVRIEEIVTGEKGLKPNVDFYSASVYTQLGIKRDLFTPIFAVSRVSGWTAHILEQYENNRLIRPRAEYTGPLDQKYVSPELR, via the coding sequence ATGACAGCGACTAAAGGTCTGGAAGGAATTGTAGCAACTACTTCCTCCATAAGCTCTATCGTAGATGGCGTTCTCACGTACCGGGGTTATAACATTGATGATTTGGCTGTTAACGCCAATTTTGAAGAGGTAGCTTATTTGCTGTGGTTTGGAAAACTTCCCGATCAAGCCCAATTGCAGGAGCTTCGCAACCAATTAAGCGAATATGCTGTTATTCCAGAGGAAATTGTTACTCAATTAAAGTTGTGCCCGAAGGATATGAGCACGATGGCCGCCTTGAGGTCAGCCGTATCTTCTCTCGCTTTGTATGATCCAGAGGCGGATGATATGTCGAGAGAGTCCAATGTGACCAAAGCCGTCAAGCTTCAGGCGCAATTGCCCACCATTGTGGCAGCCATAGCGCGTATACGCGAGGGCTTGGAGCCGATTGCGCCTAAAAAAGGTGTTTCCATCGCTGAAAACTTTTTGTATCAACTCACTGGCAAGGATCCGGAAGAGACGGCTATCAAAGCGTTCGATCAGGCCCTTGTGCTGCATGCCGATCATGAATTAAATGCTTCGACCTTTGCTGCGCGCGTAACGGTAGCTACCTTGTCGGATATTTATTCAGGAATTACGTCTGCCATTGGCGCTTTAAAAGGGCCGCTGCATGGCGGAGCGAATGAGGCTGTTGCCAAAACGCTGGAGGAAATTGGCGGTTTGGATCAGGTGGACTCGTATATCCAGGCCAAACTGGATAACCGCGAAAAAATCATGGGCTTTGGGCACCGTGTCTATAAAAACGGTGATCCGCGTGCCAAGCACTTGCATAAAATGTCCCGTGAACTGGGTCAAATGAACGGTGACACCACGCTGTTCGATATGTCGGTTCGCATTGAGGAAATTGTGACAGGGGAAAAGGGCTTGAAACCGAATGTGGATTTTTATTCTGCTTCCGTTTATACCCAGCTGGGTATCAAGAGAGACTTGTTTACGCCGATCTTTGCGGTGAGCCGTGTATCCGGGTGGACTGCGCACATTTTGGAGCAGTACGAAAATAACCGTCTGATCCGTCCACGTGCCGAGTACACAGGACCATTGGATCAAAAATATGTATCGCCAGAGCTGCGCTAA
- the ytvI gene encoding sporulation integral membrane protein YtvI: protein MSRLILNRIFRALWVAIVIVALLLGIYVLFPLVYPFLLAWLVAYAMNPLVGFLRTKARMPRWMAVTVSLFVYLGGIAIVLSAAITRMVREVIKLTMTFDGHIEHFKSLFIDWTQSDLIQNVINEINHFIRDNPDYQHTINSNIDKTTQTVSSAVTTLVAQFFNGVLNLLTSLPNMGAVLMVVVLAAFFISKDWNQYSRILSNTIPDTIRKPLSGIWHDLRKALFGYLRAQFIIISITALTVIVGLFILRVESAFTIGLMIGLVDLLPYLGVGIVMIPWILYAYMSGNLALGVGLSILYIILLVGRQIVEPKVLASSVGLNPLPTLIGMFIGLKLFGVLGLIIGPVSLIIVDALNRANVIQDLRNYILAGRVR from the coding sequence TTGAGCCGTTTGATTCTGAACCGCATATTTCGTGCTCTGTGGGTCGCAATCGTGATAGTAGCTCTGTTGTTAGGCATATACGTGCTGTTCCCGCTCGTGTATCCTTTTCTGCTGGCCTGGCTTGTGGCCTATGCCATGAACCCGCTGGTTGGCTTTCTGCGTACAAAGGCCCGCATGCCGCGTTGGATGGCTGTCACGGTCTCATTGTTTGTATATTTAGGCGGAATCGCGATTGTCCTGTCTGCAGCAATAACTCGAATGGTTCGAGAGGTTATTAAGCTGACCATGACGTTTGACGGGCATATTGAGCATTTTAAAAGCCTGTTCATCGACTGGACTCAGAGTGATCTGATTCAAAATGTAATTAACGAAATCAACCATTTCATTCGCGATAATCCGGATTACCAGCATACGATTAACAGCAATATTGACAAAACAACACAAACGGTCAGTTCGGCCGTCACTACGCTGGTCGCTCAATTTTTTAATGGCGTTTTGAATTTGCTGACCTCTCTGCCTAATATGGGCGCGGTGCTCATGGTGGTTGTATTAGCCGCCTTTTTTATCAGCAAGGACTGGAACCAATATAGCCGGATACTCTCCAATACGATTCCAGATACGATTCGCAAGCCATTATCGGGTATATGGCACGATCTGCGCAAGGCACTGTTCGGCTATTTGCGGGCACAGTTTATTATAATCTCCATTACAGCATTAACAGTCATTGTTGGACTATTCATATTACGTGTGGAATCCGCCTTTACCATCGGCTTGATGATCGGACTGGTGGATTTGCTACCTTATTTGGGGGTAGGCATAGTAATGATTCCGTGGATACTGTATGCCTATATGTCAGGTAATTTGGCATTAGGGGTAGGATTATCGATCCTCTATATCATTCTGTTGGTTGGACGGCAGATTGTGGAGCCCAAGGTGTTAGCCAGCAGCGTAGGTTTGAACCCGCTTCCCACCCTCATCGGCATGTTCATCGGGCTCAAGCTGTTTGGCGTTTTGGGGCTGATTATCGGTCCTGTATCACTCATAATCGTCGATGCCCTGAATCGCGCGAATGTCATTCAGGACTTGCGCAACTATATTCTTGCCGGAAGAGTGCGTTAA
- a CDS encoding FxsA family protein encodes MMMRKRLWLLLLLIPLAELYGFIWVSHWIGAGKTILLIILTTLIGAAMMQFEGRKVIADAKHEMNRGQVPGRKMLDGLCVFFGGSLLLIPGFLTDIIGFTLVFPLTRALYRRFLLKWLEKKMKNGSITFRRF; translated from the coding sequence ATGATGATGCGCAAGCGCCTGTGGCTGTTGCTGCTGCTCATTCCTTTGGCAGAGTTGTACGGGTTCATATGGGTAAGTCACTGGATTGGAGCGGGTAAAACGATTCTGCTCATCATTTTGACGACCCTGATTGGTGCAGCCATGATGCAATTTGAAGGTCGCAAGGTGATTGCCGATGCGAAACATGAAATGAACCGGGGGCAAGTACCCGGCCGTAAAATGCTGGATGGGTTATGTGTTTTTTTCGGCGGAAGTTTACTGCTTATCCCCGGGTTTTTAACCGATATTATTGGTTTTACGCTGGTATTTCCTTTAACACGTGCGCTGTACCGACGCTTTTTATTGAAGTGGCTGGAGAAAAAAATGAAAAACGGCAGTATTACGTTCCGCCGGTTTTGA
- a CDS encoding acyl-CoA thioesterase, with product MTQEEKKTELRWYGTPLRVRYQETDQMGVVYHANYLNWFEIGRTDMIRQAGFNYRSMEERGVLLPVLEINAKYGSPARYDDMIIVYAAITDFSRLRLNYTYEVRRVTADEFQNNVGKVWTQADTLPGELLVTGTTRHAWINTEWKPVRLDQALPELYAALSFAFTGGEGKKS from the coding sequence ATGACTCAAGAGGAGAAAAAAACGGAATTACGCTGGTATGGTACACCGCTACGAGTCCGTTATCAGGAAACAGACCAGATGGGGGTCGTGTATCATGCAAATTATTTGAACTGGTTTGAGATTGGGCGTACCGATATGATCCGTCAGGCAGGCTTTAACTATCGGAGCATGGAGGAGCGGGGAGTTTTGCTTCCAGTTCTTGAAATCAATGCGAAATATGGGAGCCCTGCCAGGTATGATGATATGATAATTGTTTATGCAGCCATTACGGACTTCTCCAGGCTGCGTCTGAATTATACCTATGAGGTTCGGCGTGTCACGGCTGATGAGTTTCAAAACAATGTCGGCAAGGTGTGGACACAGGCAGACACGTTGCCTGGAGAGCTGCTCGTTACTGGGACGACACGCCACGCATGGATAAATACCGAATGGAAGCCCGTTCGGCTGGATCAGGCGCTGCCTGAGCTGTATGCTGCGTTAAGCTTTGCCTTTACAGGCGGGGAGGGAAAGAAATCATGA
- the pelA gene encoding pectate lyase, translating into MKKKICSTAKMLALSGVAITVTSGLLSPSWATAQEIATGTSDSVRESSTAPYELTTDSAVVQDVYGDDVNAGDLERGQFRGLLAVKPTATVNTDSLLDKYRDFSKFSTGNTAKDTTLALNIVSWQMPHGGFFKAMEKNYKSKWNGKTARSTWKSKDGVELGTFDNEATTTEIRFLADVYKKTKNKDIKNSVQKAVDFVLTSQYSSGAWPQVYPKRGNYSDAATFNDDAMVRVMVLADDIVNKKQPFDSDILDNTYRSRLQQALNKGVQYTIKAQIVNNGTPTIWGAQHDPFTYESVGARAYELPSKTTTESVGITAFLMSQPQTAEVKKAAQSALKWLDTNRIDGIKYNRKGPEFFQKDASSVMWYRFYNVEDNKHFFSDRDGKKYTDIMKISEERRLGYAWAGSQAKSLLAAASESGYYKLSKPLPK; encoded by the coding sequence GTGAAGAAGAAAATATGTTCGACCGCAAAAATGCTAGCGCTTTCAGGCGTGGCGATTACAGTAACGTCAGGACTCCTAAGCCCCTCATGGGCTACAGCGCAGGAGATTGCGACGGGTACAAGTGATTCGGTACGTGAATCGTCCACTGCTCCTTATGAGCTTACAACGGATTCTGCTGTTGTACAGGATGTTTATGGTGACGATGTAAATGCTGGCGATTTGGAACGCGGGCAATTCAGGGGACTATTGGCAGTGAAACCAACTGCAACTGTTAATACAGATAGTCTGCTGGACAAGTACCGTGATTTTAGTAAATTTTCTACGGGGAACACAGCCAAGGATACTACACTTGCCTTGAATATTGTATCGTGGCAAATGCCGCACGGCGGATTCTTCAAAGCGATGGAAAAGAATTATAAATCCAAATGGAATGGCAAGACTGCACGCTCTACCTGGAAGAGCAAGGATGGTGTCGAGCTCGGGACATTTGATAATGAAGCCACGACAACCGAGATTCGCTTTTTGGCGGATGTATACAAAAAAACAAAAAACAAAGACATTAAGAACAGCGTACAAAAAGCAGTTGACTTCGTTTTAACCTCTCAATATTCCTCCGGCGCGTGGCCGCAAGTATACCCTAAACGTGGTAATTATTCTGATGCCGCAACCTTCAACGATGATGCAATGGTTAGAGTTATGGTACTGGCTGATGACATTGTGAACAAGAAGCAGCCGTTTGATAGCGATATTCTTGATAACACGTATCGCTCCAGACTCCAGCAGGCTCTTAATAAAGGCGTACAGTATACGATTAAAGCTCAAATTGTAAACAATGGCACACCAACGATCTGGGGAGCACAGCATGATCCGTTTACTTATGAATCTGTTGGGGCCCGAGCATATGAGCTTCCATCCAAAACAACGACGGAATCGGTAGGCATTACGGCCTTCTTGATGTCCCAGCCGCAAACGGCTGAGGTGAAAAAGGCGGCACAGAGTGCCTTGAAATGGTTGGACACGAATCGGATCGACGGTATCAAATACAATCGTAAAGGTCCGGAGTTTTTCCAAAAGGATGCATCAAGCGTCATGTGGTATCGATTCTACAATGTGGAAGATAATAAGCACTTCTTCTCTGACCGAGATGGCAAAAAGTATACAGATATCATGAAAATCAGTGAGGAGAGACGGCTTGGCTATGCTTGGGCAGGAAGCCAGGCAAAAAGTCTGTTGGCTGCGGCTTCGGAAAGCGGATATTACAAATTGTCCAAGCCGCTGCCTAAATAA
- the pstB gene encoding phosphate ABC transporter ATP-binding protein PstB, which yields MEQVITRTAQPAAPATPVQSTRSEQLAGQPPHPFSTEDLSIYYGSFEAVKKVNLAFPEQTVTALIGPSGCGKSTFLRSLNRMNDEIASSSTTGHIWMDGQDLTAPGTDVIKLRQQIGMVWQRPNPFYKSIYNNIAFGPKYRGVRKKKQLDEIVESSLRKAALWDEVKDRLHDSALALSGGQQQRLCIARALSVEPKILLLDEPASALDPVSTGKIEELITELKKELRIVIVTHNMQQAARISDYTAYFYIGNLVEHGKTNDIFTNPENELTQEYIMGRFG from the coding sequence ATGGAACAAGTGATTACGCGAACGGCACAACCCGCAGCACCAGCAACACCCGTTCAATCTACGCGCTCGGAACAACTTGCGGGGCAACCGCCGCATCCATTCAGCACCGAGGATTTGAGTATTTATTATGGCAGCTTTGAAGCTGTAAAAAAAGTAAATCTGGCTTTTCCCGAGCAAACAGTCACCGCCCTGATCGGGCCCTCCGGTTGTGGCAAGTCGACCTTTTTGCGCTCACTTAACCGCATGAACGACGAGATTGCATCTTCCTCTACAACAGGACACATCTGGATGGATGGGCAGGATTTGACCGCACCGGGAACGGACGTAATCAAGCTGCGTCAGCAAATTGGCATGGTGTGGCAGCGTCCCAACCCTTTTTATAAATCTATTTACAATAATATTGCCTTCGGTCCCAAATACCGGGGTGTGCGCAAAAAGAAGCAGCTTGATGAAATCGTGGAAAGCAGCCTGCGCAAGGCAGCGCTGTGGGATGAGGTTAAGGATCGCCTGCATGATTCCGCACTGGCTCTGTCTGGCGGGCAGCAGCAGCGGCTTTGTATTGCACGTGCGCTATCCGTAGAGCCGAAAATTTTGCTGTTGGATGAACCGGCCTCTGCACTGGACCCTGTGTCTACAGGCAAGATTGAAGAGCTCATTACCGAATTGAAAAAAGAGCTGCGCATCGTTATTGTGACGCATAATATGCAGCAGGCTGCACGAATTTCCGATTATACTGCTTATTTTTATATCGGAAACCTGGTTGAGCATGGAAAGACAAATGATATTTTTACTAACCCTGAAAATGAGTTGACCCAGGAGTACATTATGGGCCGCTTTGGGTAA
- the pstA gene encoding phosphate ABC transporter permease PstA: MRAKTTDKIATFVICFFALFIVALLVGLLGFILARGVSHISFDFLTSAPQTLRAGGGIGPQLFNSVFLLILTLIITIPIGWGAGIYMAHYAKPGKITDFIRLVVEVLSSFPSIVIGLFGLLLIVNTFNFGFSLLSGALALAVFNLPLMVRTTEQAFRAVPKEQKEAGLALGLSKWKIITSILLPAALPSLITGTILAAGRIFGEAAALLFTAGMSTPPLDFTDWNPLHARSPINPMRPAETLAVHIWKVNSEGIAPDSKDIAAGASAVLVLLVLVFNLSARWFGRVVYRRLTAAKRMD, encoded by the coding sequence ATGAGAGCTAAAACAACCGATAAGATTGCAACCTTTGTCATCTGTTTCTTTGCCTTGTTCATTGTTGCGCTTTTGGTAGGATTATTGGGATTCATTTTAGCACGTGGAGTAAGTCACATTTCCTTTGACTTTTTAACGAGTGCTCCCCAAACGTTACGTGCAGGTGGAGGCATTGGCCCGCAGCTATTTAACTCTGTATTTTTGCTGATCTTGACTTTGATTATTACCATTCCGATTGGCTGGGGTGCCGGTATTTACATGGCGCATTACGCAAAGCCGGGAAAAATTACGGACTTCATACGACTTGTCGTCGAAGTACTGTCTTCCTTTCCGTCCATCGTCATCGGTTTGTTCGGACTTTTACTTATCGTAAATACGTTTAATTTTGGTTTTTCCCTGTTATCAGGAGCCTTGGCCTTGGCAGTATTCAATCTGCCGCTGATGGTTCGTACAACAGAACAGGCTTTCCGGGCTGTACCCAAGGAGCAAAAGGAAGCCGGGCTTGCGCTCGGATTATCCAAATGGAAAATCATCACCTCTATTTTGCTGCCCGCTGCGTTGCCAAGCTTGATTACGGGGACGATTTTGGCCGCAGGCCGAATTTTCGGGGAAGCTGCCGCATTGCTGTTTACAGCAGGGATGAGTACGCCGCCGCTTGACTTTACGGATTGGAATCCATTGCATGCCAGATCGCCTATTAATCCGATGCGACCTGCCGAAACGCTCGCTGTGCATATTTGGAAGGTAAACAGTGAAGGTATTGCTCCTGATTCCAAGGATATCGCCGCAGGCGCTTCCGCGGTACTGGTACTGCTCGTACTTGTCTTCAACCTGAGTGCAAGATGGTTTGGAAGAGTCGTTTACCGCCGCTTGACTGCTGCCAAACGTATGGATTAG
- the pstC gene encoding phosphate ABC transporter permease subunit PstC: MEPVEGKAFMEQNKRSQVMKERHYWEEWTGRIYTSVCVVFLVAVIVSIVYFVASKGVATFAMNGVSLSEFFFGTKWSPDGEPASFGALPFITGSFAVTILAALIASPLSLCAALFMTEIVPKSGKRILQPAIELLSGIPSVVYGFVGLTVIVPLLRNVFGGQGIGILAGCLVLSVMILPTITSIMADALSSLPGGLRESSYALGATRWQTIARVIIPTLLPALLTGIILGMARAFGEALAVQMVIGNAPHIPSSLLESASTLTSVITLSMGNTAMGSVHNNALWSMALVLLLMTFIFVLLVRLLERRNRI, translated from the coding sequence ATGGAACCAGTTGAAGGGAAGGCATTCATGGAACAGAATAAACGTTCCCAGGTTATGAAAGAAAGACATTACTGGGAAGAATGGACCGGCCGCATTTATACGTCGGTTTGTGTCGTTTTTTTAGTTGCAGTCATTGTCTCCATCGTATATTTTGTTGCCTCCAAAGGTGTAGCTACATTTGCGATGAATGGAGTCAGTCTAAGTGAGTTTTTCTTTGGCACCAAATGGAGCCCGGACGGTGAACCCGCTTCCTTCGGCGCGCTTCCATTCATTACGGGCTCTTTTGCCGTTACTATATTGGCTGCCTTGATCGCCAGTCCGCTTAGCTTGTGCGCAGCTTTGTTTATGACGGAAATCGTGCCGAAATCGGGTAAACGTATCCTTCAGCCTGCGATTGAACTATTATCCGGTATTCCGTCTGTAGTATATGGCTTTGTCGGCTTGACTGTGATCGTTCCGCTGCTGCGGAATGTGTTCGGGGGACAAGGCATCGGTATTCTGGCAGGCTGTCTTGTGTTGTCTGTGATGATTTTGCCGACCATTACGAGTATTATGGCGGATGCGTTGTCCTCCTTGCCAGGAGGTCTGCGTGAATCCTCTTACGCTTTGGGGGCTACCCGCTGGCAGACCATTGCACGCGTCATTATTCCGACGCTGCTGCCCGCGCTTTTGACAGGGATTATTCTCGGTATGGCTCGTGCGTTTGGGGAGGCGTTGGCTGTGCAGATGGTGATCGGGAATGCACCACACATACCAAGCTCTTTGCTGGAATCCGCTTCGACCTTGACCAGCGTTATTACACTTAGCATGGGCAACACAGCCATGGGCTCGGTTCATAACAATGCTCTTTGGAGCATGGCGCTTGTGCTGCTGCTCATGACATTTATCTTTGTGCTGCTGGTAAGGCTGCTCGAAAGGAGAAACCGGATTTGA